The DNA region gaaaattaatcgGGGCAAAAGACTAGCGAAATAGGTACACATTAATGACCTCACAGACAGGTACTTTTGGGGAGGactcctcctcttcctttaaaGTTCTAGAGAATTACAGAGAAATGTGAATTGGCGAGACTGCCaatagacatttttaaatgaaaaactacCTTCAGCAAGATGGAGCCTCTTCCCCCTTGTATTCCAGAAGCCTAGACGTGGTCAGGCCAGGTTGGAATGGTGCTTTAAAGCATAGGAGACCTAGGCTCGTTGTATCTCATTGCTCTGCTGTTTGGGCTTCGTTCCCAAGATCACCTCATGATTACTGCTGGAGCTCCAGCCGTTACTTCTGGAAGGAGGGAACGGGTGGGAAGAGTAAGCCCCTTAATTCAGAAAAATGCTTCCCCCAAAGCTATTTATCCCATTTCGTCACAATTCAGTCTCTTGGCCACAGCTAGCTGCAAGAAGTGCTGGGAAATGGCCTTGGTTCCTGGTGGTCCTGTGCCCAGAATAGAGTGATTATGAGGATTATGTTTCTAAGGAAGAAGGGGAGAATGGGAGGTGGGCAGCAACTAGCAGTCTCTGATGAGAGGGGAAGGTGGGTCCAAACTGGTGTGCAGGGTGGAACCTCTCAGGGTTCCAGAAGTGGGTGAGGCTGAAGTTGGCCTGGAAGGGCAGGGTGCTCACTCATCAGCCCTTCTCCCCTCCAGGCACTTCCGTGATGCAGGTGACAGCCACAGATGAGGATGACGCCATCAATACCTACAACGGGGTGGTTGCTTACTCCATCTACAGTCAAGAGCCAAAGGACCCGCATGACCTCATGTTCACAGTCCACCGGAGCACGGGCACAATCAGCGTCATCTCCAGTGGCCTGGACCGGGAGGTGAGTGGCCCTTCAGGAAGGGGCTGCCTGCCCAGGCCGGGCCCTAACACTTAGAGCAGAAGCCCCTGCCCCAGAGCCCGAGTCGGCCAGGAAGGGCTGTGGCCAGGTCCTGTATCGATGTCCCACAGCGCCCTTGGGCTGGTGGCACTCTGCCAAGCCATCTCATTAAGGCTGAGGAGGCAGCTGTGAAACACAGACATTTGATAGTTTCCGTAggttttctcatttcctcttgGAATGGCTCACTTAGCATGCACATTGCCCAGATTTGTCCCATGTGTACCACAAAGCAGTTAGCTCCGtgggtactgctgctgctgctgctaagtcgcttcagtcgtgtccaactctgtgcgaccccatagacggcagcccaccaggctcccccatccctgggattctccaagcaagaacactggagtgggttgccatttccttctccatccatgggTACTAGAGTTCCCTAATTCATACCTTTGTCAAACTCCTGCTCAGAGCTCCCTTTCTGGATCTGCCCTGAGTCAGGAGGCAGTGCCCAGGCTGCACCCCACGACTGACCGGCCCAGGAGAACCATTTGGATCCACAgttcccctctccctccacccttggctcctggtctttcctgcAGTGGGCGAGCAAGGGATCAGGAGAACACTGGAAGGGAGAAACATTCCCCTCCCTCCACGTACACTCAAGGCTGTGCCCTGCTCTCAGGGGCTTCCACTTCCACCCTCCTTTTCTCCCCAGAGAGTCCCTGAGTACACACTGACCATCCAGGCCACAGACATGGATGGGGACGGCTCCAGCACCACGGCTATGGCCATAGTGGAAATCCTCGATGCCAACGACAATGCTCCTGTGTTTGATCCCCAGAAGGTAACACCCTTTCCTTCATGCATTCTTTCCTTGTCAGATGATGAGGAATTGAGTTTCTCCTTTCTGACGAAACTTCCAAAATCAACCTGCATTGCTTCAAGTCCCAGCCCCAGCACTTGTAAGCTGTGTGACCTGAGGCGAAgcacctaacctctctgtgccctaTTTCCTAGTCTGTGAAATAGAGACAATGTTAATACCTGCCGCATTGTTCtgagttttaaatgaaataatccagGTACAGTTCTTAGCATAATCGCTGGTACCTAAGTGCTCAATATGAAAATCTTTGTTGATATGGAAATTCCTAACTTGACTCACACCTACACCTGCCCACCTAGCCCCGGTAAATGCTTGTCACTTCATGTGACAGAGGACTCAGTGCTAGTCAAGATGATACCCACCGCTTCCATCTTTAGGTAACTTGGGCTGCTAAATACTGTTCAGGCCTGTTGAAAACTTGTTCAGAATAGCTGATTTCCCCATCACGGCCATCTATTCTGAATTTCCAAGAAAGTCCCTGGTCAGTGCCCCAGAGCAATCAGACACCTAGCCCTTCTTGCCATCTTCCTTGTGCCTTTCTGATTTCAGCTAGATACAGCTGACCACTCTCCCTGGGGGCTTGGGCACCCGGATGGCTGAGATTCTGGGAGCATCAGGCCGTGGGATGTAGGGAAAACAGGCCCAGGGTCACTGCGATGTGTCTGTCCTAGCAAGCTGTGAAGTTGACTCCTGGGGCATTCTGCATCTGTGCATGTCCCGGAAAGGGTCAGCGGCTTGGGGCTCCCCTGGAGTCGGGTGGAGGACTCAGCCGGTGAAGAGAGGAGAGCCGCCTCTCGGAGGAGTCAGCCTCTCCCCTCAGACAGGGCTGTGTTTTCCATGCTGACAGTACGAGGCCCGCGTGCCCGAGAACGCAGTGAGCCACGAGGTGCAGAGGCTGACAGTGACTGATCTGGATGCCCCTAACTCACCGGCATGGCGTGCCACCTACCGCATCGTGGGAGGTGACAATGGGGACCATTTTACCATCACTACTGACCCTGAGAGCAACCAGGGTATCCTGACAACGAAGAAGGTGAGTCAGTTTGGGCTTTGCACAGGGGCCACACCTGGGGCAGGGAGGTCTCCAGTCTCCAGTCTCCAGGACTAGGGGTACGTCTGCCCGGAACACATACCTGGGACCACTCACCAGGGAGTGTACCAGGCCCGTGGCTTGCAGCACTCTCCCATCCCTCTTATGTGGGGGAATTCCTTTGTTTAAATCTTCTCCAGGGACTCAGTTCATAAAACAGATGCATAAAACAGAGTCACTGATCTAATTGAGGCCAGTCAGTGGGGCCCCTCCTCCCAGTATATCTAGTGGCTGCTCCTAATTGGTCTTACACAGAGGGTCTGTTTTATTGGAATCCTTGCTATTTTGCCTTCAATCCATAGTTCACATCTTGGTGTTTGGATAGTAAAATGTTTTActtcaaatgttttaaattactttaactGTTTTAAATTACATCTAGGCATACCcttgcctcttgaaaaatcttgAGTAAAATTGATGCTTCAAGAAAATCGGACTAATCTTGATGTCTTTTACCTGTTGGTTTATTATAAAGAATGGCCCagtttgagaaagaaaatgaaagtgagtcgctcagtcgtgtccaactctttgtgaccctgtgaactgtagtctaccaggctcctccgtccattgaattttccaggcaagagtactggactgggttgccatttccttctccaggggattttccggacccaggaatcgaacccgggtctccggcagtgcaggcagacactttactatctgagccacaataCTTTAAAAGCTGTCCCCTCCTTGTAACCAAAGTTTTGTAATGCCCCTTTCACATTGtaaaatgaattttgtttttaatataacttcTCTAACTTATGTAACTTCTAGAAAAATGGAATGCCCTAATTAAAATAAAGGAGAATTTTCAGGAAAATTTACTGATAATAAAATGCTTCCCTGTGTAAACCTTTGGGCACAACTACACTAGGAAACATGATGAAGCGGTCAGTTTCTTGCATCTGTTTGTGGAATCATCCAAGTGTAGTAGATACTGTATGTCGCTATAGTGAGTCATACCACAAGTGGTATTGATGTTTTTCCAGAACCTCAAATAAACAACTTGACGAAAGGCCTGAACAAATTATGAGCTCCCCTCAGAAGTTGCATTCCTAGGAAATTTAgtataaattaaaaccacaccAAAAACTTGATTTATATGGAAAACACATTCTAGACTGTAAATATAAACAGAGCTTCACGCCTAGATGTTGGCAAGTCCCGTGGGACATGGGATAGTTCTTTGtgtccctgcccccaccaggGGCATTCCCTGTCATTAGGACACCTAGAAATGCCCCCTCCAAGTTCCGACAACACCCACTATGGAGCGTCGTCACCCCATTGGGAACCAGTTCTAGGCTTCGGGCTTACTAGTCTAGTTGCCTTTGGGGTGATGGTCTGAGAGGCCCCCCTGGGTATCCACTCCAGAAATTCAGGAGGAAACCAGGAGGCTCTATGGGGCAGCCAGGGGCAGCATTGCTGCTGATGGGAGCCCCAGCCCCTCGTGGTGGGCCCTCTCTTCCAGACATCACAGCATGGCATGGGGCCTCCTCACGAAATGACGACTCTGGTCCTCCTTCCTGTTCTCTCCCAGGGCTTGGATTTTGAGGCCAAAACCCAGCACACCCTCTACGTTGAAGTGATTAACGAGGTTCCCTTTGTGGTAAAACTCCCGACCTCCACAGCCACCGTAGTGGTCCATGTGGAGGATGTGAATGAGCCACCTGTGTTTGTCCCACCCTCCAAAGTCATCGAAGTCCAGGAGGGCATCTCCATTGGGGAGCCTGTTTGTGCCTACACCGCACGGGACCCAGACAAGGGGAGTCAGAAGATCAGGTATGCAAGGGCTTGGCTCGAGTTCACCCAAAGACATGGGTACGTTGGATGGGTTGTTTATTATATGCAGCAGTATTTGTTCTAATTGCCATAAAGACTGTTAAATATTTTGACTACCACCCCTGCACAGGGCCTTCCCTTCCTACCGTCCAGACAGAGGAGGTTAAGTCCAGGGGACAGGTGTTCCCCACTCCCTCTCACATGTCCCTGCtggccccctcccaccttctgcTCAGGAGCCCAACTGGGGGTGAGATGTATTTTCCACATGATCCTGCCTAGGATCCCCAAGTCCCATGAAACCCTCTGCCAGTTGACATGAGGAGACTTTGAATGATGACACTAGAACTCTGAGGTagtgctcgcttcagcagcacatatactaaaattggaactcTGAAGTATCCTGGGTGtgattctttgcaacttttctgctCCAGTTACCACATCCTGAGAGACCCGGCAGGGTGGCTAGCGATGGACCCAGACAGTGGACAGGTCACTGCCGCGGGGGTCTTGGACCGTGAGGATGAGCAGTTTGTGAGGAACAACATCTACGAAGTCATGGTGTTGGCCACAGATGATGGTGAGAGCTCCCTTCAGCCCCTCTGTGTGGGCCCCTCTGGAGCCCAGGACACAGCACACCCCCTCTGCAGGCTGAGTGTGATGTGGGGAAGGGGTGTCAGCAATCCTATCTGGGAGGTCAAAGTGGTCTCTCGGAGGAGACTTAGAGTGCTTGGTCCTAGGGTTGGCTGGTTCCAGTTTCCCTAAGACCCAGGAGTTAGGAGTTATCCTAAAGATACCTCTCAGCCTGTTTGTGCTTCACTGAGCCCTGAGTTGGCCTCTTGGTTTCCCCTTGTGATTGACTGAAAGAGGCTGCCTTACAAGTGTTAACGATTGCTGAGTGATGTCACGCCACGACAGGGTTGGGGGTAATGATGTAATGACATCTCTATTTGACACATACTGAACCAAGACCTGGAGTCAGGTGAGAGGTTACTGCAGGGCTGGGAAGCGAAACTTCCCTGAAGCTGGTCAGCAAACACAGCATCAGCCCTGAGGTGGCCAATCTTTTTCTCATGGTGATAGATTGGTAGTGGCTGTCTGGATGAAGTGGCTGTGCTGTGATCAGTTAATAATGTCTGCTGTGGACACAAAATAAGAATGATGGCATGTTTGCCATGCATTTGCCGTCACTAGTTTGATCTATAATGAAGTGAGGGCAGGGAAACTCTTGAAAGGTTACAGTTGGACAGTAAACAGGACCCTTCTGAGGTTTATTGGGTAAGTCCTGGGGGAGCTTAATATAGATTCATCAACCGAGCCAAAGGCAGATGCTGAAAAGGGATCATATGTGTGATTTGAACAGGGAGCCCTCCCGCCACTGGCACAGGAACCCTCCTGCTAACACTGATGGACATCAATGACCATGGTCCGGTCCCCGAGCCCCGTCAGATCACCATCTGCAACCAAAGCCCTGTGCCCCAGGTGCTAAACATCACAGACAAGGACTTGTCCCCCCACACTGCCCCTTTCCAGGCCCAACTCGCACACGACTCGGACGTCTATTGGACAGCGGAAGTCAACGAGAAAGGTAACTGAGTGGTGGTGGCAGACGGGTGTCTTTTCCCTACCCAGATCCAGCATCTACCTTCCTGCTCCAACGTCTTGTGGGTCACAAGTTACCGGTCTCCTCAAGAATGTCAgtcaggggaattccctggcagtccagtggttggaactcctggcttccactgcagggggcatgggtttgatgcctggtcagggaacaagatcctgcaagccgcacagtccaaaaaaaccaaaagcgATGACAGTCAAATGCTGCTTATTAACTTAGTCTAAACCTTTGGGAATCCACAGGAATCCTTAAAGACCATTCTACCCCAATCACCTTCCTGTACAGTTGGAagcactgaggcccagagagagctGGGACATGCCTTTCTCACTGTGACATAATGAGAGAGTTGGGAACCCAGCATAGTAATAACAACTAACATTCCTGAGCATGCTTGCTATGTGCTATGTGCACTTCAGACACTTCACATAGATTCAGCTactgaatcctcacaacaaccctgtaaaGCAGGTACTGTtaatcatacatatacatgtatgtgcacCCATTGGACAGATAGGGAAACCAAGGCTTACAGAAGCTTAAATATCCTGCCAGGGGCATTATGACTAGAAAATAATGGCCCCAGGATTGGGATGCAGGCAGTCTGctctaccaggatcctctgctgTCTACCATTTATCCACCCCTGGCAATGTGCAAGCagctttttatactttttcttattttaaatttctgccatcctctgttgtcagTATTTTTATCcctatttacagatgagaataaggctcagaaaggttaaatgaCATGTCCAAAGGCACAGTGTGGGTAAGCAGTGGAACAGAAGTTGAAGACAGGGTCCCTGGCCCTCACGCCCCTGCTCCCAGCCATCTTCCTGTCCTTTCTCTTTCCCACTCCATAATGCTCCTCAGCCTTCAGTGGTTTTTCAGTTTTGTCACAGGACTGAAGAGGGGACTTACTGGCATCAAGTGGGCAAGGACTCAGGTGCGTGAGAACAGCGCATCCAGGCCCAAGTGCCAATAAGGCCCCCGGAGAAGCTCACCCTGGTTTGAAATGCCTCCCTCTTCCTCTTGGGGCTAGGGTCCCCCAGGAGGGGGATGGGGGACCAGTACATTCAGGTTCTTCCCTGAAGTAACCAaatgcctggtgtcctctgctgCTGCCGCTGAGCCGGTCCAGAAAGGACTGAGGAGACCTGCCTCAGACACACACATTGTCCCGTTTTTATGATTCCTCTGATTTGGGGGTATATACCTAGCACCTTTCCTTGAGGAAACCCAAGTTGGTCTCCTATCACCTCCTTGTGGCCTGGAAGCCGTTTTCCCCTCCCTGACTGTTTGGTTTACAGAGCATAGCCTCTGAAGTCAGAATACCTTGGGTAAAGATCCAGCCCCTCCGTTTACCAGCTTGTACTTGTGGGCAAGTTACTGAACCTCGCCGTTCCGCAGTTTTCCCCACCTGTGGGATGGTGCCAGTAATGTAGCTCTGCACAGCCACTGTGAAGACTAAGTACATGACAGGCGCTTCTTCTGGTGCATCAGGGCTCAGTCCATGCCAGTGGCCGTCTTCACCAACAGGCACAATCCGGCTCTGCCAAGAGTGAGCGTTACCTCAAAGCCCAGTGGTGCCAATACCTGACACTACCACTGGTTCTTGGTTTTGACTTAGTCGTTCTGTCTGTCTGTGTTCTATTGTCAGAGGAGTTAATCCCAACTCTACACTCATGTGAACTGGGGCTGCTTACTTGACCTCCCTAAGCTTCAGTGTctgtatttgtaaaatgaggagtaACAGAACCTTTCTCTTAAAGTTGAGGTGAAGATCAGAGTTGGGCTTGGCACATAGTGTCAGTTGAGTCCCCACTGCCGCCACCAGCACCATCATCAGCTGACCAGTCAGCTCTCCAGCCTGAGAACAGGAAGGCAGGAGGGATATTCTGGTGAAATGCCCCACATTGGCCTCTCCACTCGGTGGACCAGACATCCAGCATGCAAAACTCTCTCTGTCTGCCACTGCTGAGTGGGAACGGGGTGAATTCTCCCTCTGGCCTTTCAGCTAAGAGGGGCCCAGTGACTGTGCAGAGCCTGTGAACTGAAAGTGGCTTGAGGTCAGTGCTGAGATAGGCCAGCAAGCCTGAGGGCAGGCGGGCTAGAAACGTGGGGTTGTTTTTGAACGTCCCAATGATGCGTGGGGTTGGGGGACACTATTGGCATTGGGTGATGAGGACTTGAGTGCTCGGGAATAGTTCCACCCAAGCTAATAGTGCCCTCTTTGAGAAACTTGGGTCTAAACCAAAGGCCTTTCTTCAGAGAGGCCTCTGACCTTCTATTTCTTACCCACAAACGtagcccccctccccactccacgATGGCCAAGTAGCCTCCGCAGAGCGGCTCCCACTGTGCAGGCTGCCCCAGAGCTTGGCTTCGGCTCTGTGGCTGCCTGCCGCCTGCCCCAGGCCTTCCAAGGCCAGCTAGCGGTGCCCAGCACAGCCTCGCTGCCGGCACCTCTGAGCTTGCGTGCACTCACTAATGCTCCCGGCATCAGTTACCTCACCAGCTCATATGCATTTGGATTTCTTGATAACTGATGCTCGCTCAGAATTATCCAAGTTTCAGATATATTGAAATTCTATCATAGAGTTGAGgtataaacattatatatacaaTTGAAAGAGCAAAATGCTGCCATAACAAATGGTAATAAATTTTCAGGTAGAAAAAAAGGTGGCcagttaatataaatattaaaggaTTGTGCTAGCTGTCTCTTAGGAAGAAcagtgtttgtttgcttgtttgttttgaagCAAAGAACAATCTGGCAGCTAGTGATGCTGAGAAATTATTGGCCCCGCAtgccatgaatttttaaaaatgtcatatttAGAAATACTGtgattattgattttttaaaatagaatgatGACTTTATTCTTCTATCCAAATAATCCTTCCCTCAGTGGGGAATTTGGCTTGGACCAAGTGTCCGTTTGTAACGCTCGGCGTAAGTGCGCTTTGAAGACGTTGCTCCCCGTGGCCCAGATGCAGTCTGCCTCCTCAAACCTCCATCGTGCTGGGCTTGGGTCCCACCATTCGTGGCCTCCCGAGGTGAATAATTGTCTATCTGCTCCAGGAGACGCAGTAGCCTTGTCCCTGAAGAAGTTCCTGAAGCAAGACACATACAGTGTGCACCTTTCCCTGTCTGACCACGGCAACAAGGAGCAGCTGACGGTGATCAGTGCCACCGTGTGCGACTGCCACGGCCACGTGAAGACCTGCCCGGAACCCTGGAAGTGGggcttcctcctccccatcctgggTGCTGCCCTGGCTCTGCTGCGTGAGTGCCGGCACGCTTCCCCTCTGAGGTTGGGGTAGTTAGAAACCTGAGTCCACCCCAAACTTAGAGACTCGGGCCGCCGACATTGCCCATCTGTTCCTTGTCCTCTTAATTCTGGAAGTGTCGTTTAATAGATGTTtgtggggcctctgggaggtgcCAGGCTTTGGGGATACATTGGGGAGCAGACTTGGCCCTGCTGTCGCATCGTCTGGTGGCTACAGTGGTGGTTCTGAAGGTGTAGTCTCCAGACCAAGAGCATCAGCATCACCAGGAATTGGTTAGGCCAACTCCCTGGCTCACCCCTGACCTACCAAGTCAGAAACTTAGGGGTAAGACCTGGTAATCTGTGTTTTTACAAGCCCTGCAGTGGATTCTAATGCATGTTTCAGCTTGAGAGACACTGGTCTAGTGAGCAGAAGTGTTTAGTTGGAAACTAATTTCTTTGCTCTCATGGTAGAACCTATCACAtttacttttttcactctctGAATTGTCCTTACACAGAAAACACCCATTCACTCACGCATGAATGCAATAAGCACAAGCTTTAATTAATCATCGTACTTGCATTGAGCACTGTGATAGGTGCTGAGAGTGCAACATttatgaggcagggtgctcagggccggtgcgctgggatgaccctgagggatgggaggggagggaggtgggagcggggttcaggatggggaacacatgtccacccatggctgattcatgtgaatgtttggcaaaaaccaccacaatattctaaagtaatta from Cervus elaphus chromosome 4, mCerEla1.1, whole genome shotgun sequence includes:
- the CDH3 gene encoding cadherin-3; its protein translation is MGLRGGPLASLLLRFFLLLQAQVYWLPRAASEPCRAGFGEAEVTLEARGAELEPGQALGKVVFTDCPGRESVLLTDDDVIVLNDETVQERKAPKTSPPAPVLRRRKREWVVPPISVPENGKGPFPQRLNQLKSNKDRGTKIFYSITGPGADSPPEGVFAIEKETGWLLLNKPLDREKIAKYELFGHAVSENGASVEDPMNISIIVTDQNDHKPMFTQDVFRGSVLEGVLPGTSVMQVTATDEDDAINTYNGVVAYSIYSQEPKDPHDLMFTVHRSTGTISVISSGLDRERVPEYTLTIQATDMDGDGSSTTAMAIVEILDANDNAPVFDPQKYEARVPENAVSHEVQRLTVTDLDAPNSPAWRATYRIVGGDNGDHFTITTDPESNQGILTTKKGLDFEAKTQHTLYVEVINEVPFVVKLPTSTATVVVHVEDVNEPPVFVPPSKVIEVQEGISIGEPVCAYTARDPDKGSQKISYHILRDPAGWLAMDPDSGQVTAAGVLDREDEQFVRNNIYEVMVLATDDGSPPATGTGTLLLTLMDINDHGPVPEPRQITICNQSPVPQVLNITDKDLSPHTAPFQAQLAHDSDVYWTAEVNEKGDAVALSLKKFLKQDTYSVHLSLSDHGNKEQLTVISATVCDCHGHVKTCPEPWKWGFLLPILGAALALLLLLLVLLFLVRKKRKIKEPLLLPEDDTRDNVFYYGEEGGGEEDQDYDITQLHRGLEARPEVVLRNDVAPSFIPTPLYRPRPANPDEIGNFIIENLKAANTDPTAPPYDSLLVFDYEGSGSDAASLSSLTSSASDQDQDYDYLNEWGSRFKKLADMYGGGQDD